From the genome of Spinacia oleracea cultivar Varoflay chromosome 2, BTI_SOV_V1, whole genome shotgun sequence, one region includes:
- the LOC110801720 gene encoding uncharacterized protein, translating to MMITKTQNYECCMCGDHGLSYELFRCKVCHFRSQHRYCSNLYPKAESYRVCNWCLIQKDNDNYHQQEITPTSTTTTTSNNSNSPSQTRPTKKFINNNNNNNNVFGPKIGNGAKNLKPISPIKKPDKIPETRSPSGRKRIINGGGPAHVEEKLRRTKSEEVSNNNNSSGSSRSSGGAASGGGDGGPAVIKHVFRNKVRRYKLLDEVSS from the exons ATGATGATCACCAAAACACAAAATTATGAATGTTGCATGTGTGGAGACCATGGCCTTTCTTATGAACTCTTTCGTTGCAAAGTTTGTCATTTCAGATCTCAACACAG GTATTGTAGCAATCTATACCCAAAAGCGGAATCATATAGAGTATGCAATTGGTGCCTAATTCAAAAGGATAATGATAATTATCATCAACAAGAAATTACTCCCACTtccaccacaacaacaacatcaaataaTTCCAACTCTCCTTCACAAACAAGGCCTACAAagaagttcatcaacaacaataacaacaacaacaatgttTTCGGGCCGAAAATCGGCAACGGGGCCAAAAACTTGAAGCCTATAAGCCCAATAAAGAAGCCCGACAAGATACCGGAAACTCGATCGCCTTCGGGCCGTAAAAGGATCATCAACGGAGGAGGCCCGGCCCATGTTGAAGAGAAGTTGAGGAGGACCAAGTCAGAAGAAGTGTCAAACAATAATAATTCAAGTGGTAGTAGTAGAAGTAGTGGTGGCGCCGCCAGCGGCGGTGGTGATGGTGGGCCAGCTGTTATCAAACATGTCTTTAGAAACAAGGTGAGAAGGTATAAGCTTTTGGATGAGGTTTCTAGTTGA
- the LOC110801814 gene encoding serine/threonine-protein kinase-like protein At3g51990 produces MRFLCNSHSAISTCRSTNQHHKQQPIKLTRFSYSALETATNAFSPRVLLGKGSHGAVYRAVLNNNTLTAAVKKPTSSSETAENEIEILSKLQTRRIVNLLGYAVDPNKKLLLVVEYMPNGALYDHLHKHEKPPGLVTRVRFALQIAKAIRTLHRSDPPVIHRDIKSSNVLIDERENARLGDFGLAIKGHVEDVRVMATPPAGTLGYLDPSYLAPGDLSTKSDIFSFGILLLEIISGRKAIDIDYSPPSIIDWALPLIKSGGYQGILDRRIKSTVDQTVLRELALLAAKCVRSTAEKRPPVSVIVDCLKKIYKRVKVYGFPVWGRIRRRRVKRVEGLPPSDDEFDGCDWEEESSVGGIYRLRKVSNVDLVDEETTRVCHPTVRSKSKSRSRSKSVGAFRELVKVGPEVVSSKKRGQVTVKISTVKLSKSRSMGMLYSGRSGGGGGGGGGNRVKNPHGKEVEVEVFPLLVKCNSSKLSEILKLES; encoded by the exons ATGCGCTTCCTCTGTAACTCCCATTCCGCCATTTCCACCTGCCGTTCAACCAACCAACAccataaacaacaaccaatcaAACTAACTCGTTTCTCTTACTCCGCCCTCGAAACCGCCACCAATGCCTTCTCCCCACGTGTCCTCCTCGGCAAAGGCTCTCACGGCGCCGTATACCGCGCCGTCCTCAACAACAACACCCTCACCGCCGCCGTTAAAAAACCCACCTCATCATCGGAAACCGCCGAAAACGAGATTGAAATCCTCTCTAAACTCCAAACTCGTCGGATCGTCAACCTTCTCGGGTACGCCGTTGATCCTAACAAGAAGCTGTTACTTGTAGTTGAGTACATGCCAAACGGTGCACTATATGATCACCTCCATAAACACGAAAAACCACCCGGGTTAGTAACCCGGGTTCGGTTTGCCTTACAAATTGCGAAAGCTATTCGGACTCTGCATAGGTCCGACCCACCCGTTATCCATCGAGATATCAAGTCCTCTAACGTGTTGATCGATGAAAGGGAAAATGCGAGGTTGGGTGATTTCGGGCTCGCGATTAAAGGACACGTGGAGGATGTTCGCGTGATGGCTACGCCACCGGCGGGGACGTTAGG GTATCTCGACCCAAGCTATCTTGCGCCAGGGGATCTAAGCACAAAGAGTGATATCTTCAGCTTCGGAATTCTTTTACTAGAGATCATAAGTGGGAGAAAGGCTATCGATATTGACTATTCTCCACCGTCGATTATAGACTGGGCTTTGCCTCTGATCAAATCCGGTGGATATCAAGGAATTCTCGACCGTCGGATTAAGTCGACGGTTGATCAAACGGTGTTGAGAGAGTTAGCGTTGTTGGCGGCAAAATGTGTTAGATCAACAGCTGAGAAACGGCCACCTGTGTCGGTGATCGTTGACTGTTTAAAGAAGATATATAAAAGAGTCAAAGTTTATGGGTTTCCTGTTTGGGGAAGAATAAGACGGCGGCGCGTGAAACGCGTGGAAGGTTTACCGCCGTCGGATGACGAGTTTGACGGCTGTGATTGGGAGGAGGAGAGCAGTGTGGGAGGAATATATAGGTTAAGGAAAGTATCCAATGTTGACTTGGTTGATGAAGAGACGACACGTGTATGCCATCCAACGGTCAGATCAAAGTCAAAATCAAGATCAAGATCGAAGTCAGTTGGTGCATTTAGGGAGTTGGTAAAAGTGGGGCCAGAAGTAGTAAGTAGTAAAAAGAGAGGTCAAGTAACAGTAAAAATATCAACAGTAAAATTAAGTAAATCAAGGTCGATGGGAATGTTATATAGTGGCCGCAGCGGCGGAggtggcggcggtggtggtggtaatAGGGTGAAGAATCCACATGGGAAGGAGGTGGAAGTGGAAGTGTTTCCATTATTAGTAAAGTGTAATAGTAGTAAATTAAGTGAAATTCTAAAATTAGAAAGTTAG